A genomic region of Vitis vinifera cultivar Pinot Noir 40024 chromosome 7, ASM3070453v1 contains the following coding sequences:
- the LOC100853335 gene encoding FCS-Like Zinc finger 6, translating to MMLGKRARPQIKRTTSMTGITVDLGHVEAPAPADPQNPIKDVHAAARVENMVAGSNGYDPRFLAATVSPRIHRRSSGEFMETAHFLRTCGLCQRRLQPGRDIYMYRGDTAFCSLECREQQMKQDERKEKYSGMASKKEDHRHHASAQTAAASEGETLAAA from the exons ATGATGTTGGGAAAGAGAGCCCGGCCTCAGATTAAAAGAACCACCAGCATGACCGGGATCACCGTTGATCTCGGCCACGTTGAAGCTCCGGCCCCCGCCGATCCCCAGAACCCCATCAAAGATGTTCACGCCGCGGCGAGAGTAGAGAACATGGTTGCGGGTTCCAATGGATACGATCCCCGGTTTTTAGCGGCCACGGTCTCCCCGAGAATCCATAGGAGAAGTTCAGGCGAGTTCATGGAGACTGCTCATTTCTTGAGGACCTGTGGCCTCTGTCAGCGCCGTTTGCAACCTGGTCGCGATATCTATATGTACAG GGGAGATACCGCTTTTTGTAGTCTAGAGTGCAGGGAACAGCAGATGAAGCAAGACGAACGAAAAGAAAAATACTCAGGTATGGCTTCAAAGAAAGAAGACCACCGGCACCATGCATCAGCACAGACCGCCGCTGCCTCGGAAGGCGAGACTTTGGCCGCTGCTTGA